One Amycolatopsis tolypomycina DNA segment encodes these proteins:
- a CDS encoding FAD-dependent monooxygenase: MDTRVLIAGAGPTGLTLAIELARRDVAVRIIDKAETYFAGSRGDGMQPRTLEVFEDLGVLDAVLAAGMAPVPMKIHLGGEVVGERMMFDPVEPTPSKPYPTGWFLGQSQTEGILRDRLAEFGVRVELNTALTGFEQDADGVTATLSTGETVRAEYLVGADGGKSFVRKTLGIAFEGTTDESIRMLLGDVVASGLDRNHGHWFATPDEPMSGMMFSPLPGTPHFQFGAPLGEGETDVETALPAVQARLDALSGGTVVLSDLAWSTVWRPNVRLAARFRDGRVFLAGDAAHVHPPTGGQGLNTGVQDGYNLGWKLADGSPELLDSYEIERRAVAARVLGVSADLLQKYVDGDEDAHRRGEDTQQLDITYRGGPLSPAGTGALRPGDRAPDAPLVDANGKRVRLFELFRGPHATELVFGDGATSGYRILPTGSVATGTDLVDEGGHAYAAYEATDGRRVLIRPDNYVWSIS, translated from the coding sequence ATGGACACACGGGTGTTGATCGCGGGAGCGGGACCGACCGGGCTGACGCTGGCCATCGAGCTGGCGCGGCGCGACGTCGCCGTGCGGATCATCGACAAGGCCGAGACGTACTTCGCCGGCTCGCGCGGCGACGGGATGCAGCCGCGCACGCTGGAGGTGTTCGAGGACCTGGGCGTGCTGGACGCGGTGCTGGCCGCGGGCATGGCCCCGGTGCCGATGAAGATCCACCTCGGCGGCGAGGTGGTCGGCGAGCGGATGATGTTCGACCCGGTCGAGCCGACGCCGTCGAAGCCGTACCCGACCGGCTGGTTCCTCGGCCAGTCGCAGACCGAGGGCATCCTGCGCGACCGGCTGGCCGAGTTCGGCGTGCGCGTCGAGCTGAACACCGCGCTGACCGGCTTCGAGCAGGACGCCGACGGTGTCACGGCGACGCTGAGCACGGGCGAAACGGTCCGCGCGGAGTACCTGGTCGGCGCCGACGGCGGCAAGAGCTTCGTGCGCAAGACGCTGGGGATCGCGTTCGAGGGCACGACCGACGAGTCGATCCGGATGCTGCTCGGCGACGTCGTGGCCTCGGGATTGGACCGGAACCACGGCCACTGGTTCGCGACGCCGGACGAGCCGATGAGCGGCATGATGTTCAGCCCGCTGCCGGGCACCCCGCACTTCCAGTTCGGCGCGCCGCTCGGCGAGGGCGAGACCGACGTCGAGACGGCGTTGCCCGCGGTCCAGGCCCGGCTCGACGCGCTTTCGGGCGGGACGGTGGTGCTGTCCGACCTGGCCTGGTCGACGGTGTGGCGGCCGAACGTCCGGCTGGCGGCCCGCTTCCGCGACGGCCGCGTGTTCCTGGCCGGCGACGCGGCGCACGTCCACCCGCCGACCGGCGGGCAGGGCCTGAACACCGGGGTCCAGGACGGCTACAACCTGGGCTGGAAGCTCGCGGACGGGTCACCGGAGCTGCTGGACAGCTACGAAATCGAGCGGCGCGCGGTCGCGGCCCGGGTGCTGGGGGTCTCGGCGGACCTGCTGCAGAAGTACGTCGACGGTGACGAAGACGCCCACCGGCGGGGCGAGGACACGCAGCAGCTGGACATCACTTACCGCGGCGGCCCGCTGTCCCCGGCGGGGACGGGCGCGCTGCGGCCGGGGGACCGGGCACCGGACGCGCCGCTGGTGGACGCGAACGGCAAGCGGGTGCGCCTGTTCGAGCTGTTCCGCGGCCCGCACGCGACGGAGCTGGTGTTCGGCGACGGCGCGACTTCGGGGTACCGGATCCTGCCGACGGGAAGCGTCGCGACCGGAACGGACCTGGTCGACGAGGGCGGCCACGCGTACGCGGCTTACGAGGCCACCGACGGCCGCCGGGTGCTCATCCGGCCGGACAACTACGTCTGGTCGATCTCCTGA
- a CDS encoding TetR/AcrR family transcriptional regulator — MTLLASRVKEVAVNRKEKAAETEAALKAAAKRVFARKGYLNTKITDITAEAGRAAGSFYNHFAGKEELLEALMADIAASGDESADSEDHLADFSDPAAVRWHVKQYWDFYRDNAATMLALRQAAMVSESFARTVARFGASQAADLDDHLAHITRAGLRLPADPDRCGMLIYHLVDSFAATWLHGAAPAGTAPTDEEAVEMLTRFVYRGLTGRDY; from the coding sequence ATGACGCTGCTAGCGTCCCGTGTCAAGGAGGTGGCGGTGAACCGCAAGGAGAAGGCCGCGGAGACCGAGGCCGCGCTCAAGGCCGCGGCCAAGCGCGTCTTCGCCCGCAAGGGCTACCTGAACACGAAGATCACCGACATCACCGCCGAGGCGGGCCGGGCCGCGGGGTCGTTCTACAACCACTTCGCGGGCAAGGAAGAGCTCCTTGAGGCGCTCATGGCCGACATCGCGGCGTCAGGCGACGAGAGCGCCGACAGCGAAGACCACCTGGCCGACTTCAGCGACCCGGCGGCCGTGCGCTGGCACGTCAAGCAGTACTGGGACTTCTACCGGGACAACGCCGCGACCATGCTGGCCCTGCGCCAGGCAGCGATGGTCAGCGAGTCGTTCGCGCGCACGGTGGCGCGCTTCGGCGCGTCCCAGGCGGCCGACCTCGACGACCACCTCGCGCACATCACGCGCGCCGGCCTGCGGCTGCCGGCCGACCCGGACCGCTGCGGCATGCTGATCTACCACCTCGTCGACTCGTTCGCGGCGACGTGGCTGCACGGCGCGGCCCCGGCCGGGACCGCGCCGACCGACGAAGAAGCCGTCGAGATGCTGACGCGGTTCGTCTACCGGGGCCTCACCGGCCGCGACTACTGA
- the dapC gene encoding succinyldiaminopimelate transaminase produces MNRIALPDFPWDSLAEVKATAQAHPGGVVDLSIGTPVDPVPDRIREALASVSEIPGYPTTHGIPALREAARGALSRRHGVDGIEPDAVLPTIGSKEAVAWLPRLLGFGPGDLVVIPELAYPTYEVGVLLAGASILRADSTVALGPQKPAMIWLNSPSNPTGQVLPVEHLRKVVEWARERDVVVVSDECYLALGWESDPRSVLHPDVCDGRTDGLIAVHSLSKSANLASYRAGFLTGDPRLVKQLLEVRKHAGMIVPRPVQEAMVAALADDEALEVQRERYARRRLVLRKALLDNGFHIDHSEAGLYLWATRDEDSAATVRWLAERGILVAPGTFYGPKGGKHVRVALTATDERVDAAVERLTQ; encoded by the coding sequence ATGAACCGGATCGCGCTGCCCGACTTCCCCTGGGATTCGCTCGCCGAGGTCAAGGCCACGGCGCAGGCGCATCCCGGTGGGGTCGTCGACCTCTCCATCGGCACGCCGGTCGACCCGGTCCCGGACCGCATCCGCGAGGCGCTCGCGTCGGTCTCGGAGATCCCCGGGTACCCGACCACCCACGGCATCCCGGCCCTGCGGGAAGCCGCGCGCGGCGCGCTTTCGCGGCGGCACGGCGTCGACGGCATCGAGCCGGACGCCGTGCTGCCGACGATCGGGTCCAAGGAGGCCGTGGCCTGGCTGCCGCGGCTGCTCGGCTTCGGCCCCGGCGACCTCGTCGTCATCCCGGAGCTGGCGTACCCGACGTACGAGGTCGGCGTGCTGCTGGCGGGCGCCTCGATCCTGCGTGCCGACAGCACGGTCGCGCTCGGCCCGCAGAAGCCGGCGATGATCTGGCTGAACTCGCCGTCCAACCCGACCGGCCAGGTGCTGCCGGTCGAGCACCTGCGCAAGGTCGTCGAGTGGGCGCGCGAGCGCGACGTCGTCGTGGTTTCCGACGAGTGCTACCTGGCGCTCGGCTGGGAGTCCGACCCGCGGTCGGTACTTCACCCGGACGTCTGCGACGGCCGGACCGACGGGCTGATCGCGGTGCACTCGCTGTCGAAGTCGGCGAACCTGGCCAGCTACCGCGCCGGGTTCCTGACCGGTGACCCGCGCCTGGTCAAGCAGCTGCTGGAAGTGCGCAAGCACGCGGGCATGATCGTGCCGCGCCCGGTCCAGGAGGCCATGGTCGCCGCACTGGCCGACGACGAGGCACTGGAAGTGCAGCGCGAGCGCTACGCGCGCCGCCGGCTCGTCCTGCGCAAGGCCTTGCTGGACAACGGCTTCCACATCGACCACTCCGAAGCGGGCCTCTACCTCTGGGCCACCCGCGACGAGGACTCGGCCGCGACCGTCCGGTGGCTGGCCGAGCGCGGCATCCTGGTCGCGCCCGGGACGTTCTACGGCCCGAAGGGCGGCAAGCACGTCCGCGTCGCGCTGACCGCGACGGACGAGCGCGTCGACGCCGCGGTGGAGCGGCTCACTCAGTAG
- the fdxA gene encoding ferredoxin, with the protein MTYVIAEPCVDVLDKACIDECPVDCIYEGERMLYIHPDECVDCGACEPVCPVEAIYYEDDVPDNWSDYTKANVDFFDELGSPGGASKVGKTAHDPAFVKALPPQGE; encoded by the coding sequence GTGACCTACGTGATCGCCGAGCCCTGCGTCGACGTGCTCGACAAGGCGTGTATCGACGAGTGCCCCGTGGACTGCATCTACGAGGGCGAGCGGATGCTGTACATCCACCCGGACGAGTGCGTCGACTGCGGCGCCTGCGAGCCGGTCTGCCCGGTCGAGGCGATCTACTACGAGGACGACGTCCCGGACAACTGGTCGGACTACACCAAGGCCAACGTCGACTTCTTCGACGAGCTGGGCTCGCCCGGCGGCGCGTCCAAGGTGGGCAAGACCGCGCACGACCCGGCCTTCGTCAAGGCGCTGCCCCCGCAGGGCGAATGA
- a CDS encoding GNAT family N-acetyltransferase encodes MNARETLEITCSKAWPPLVEDPLGEWHLRWADGFTGRANSALAVGDPGRPLPEALRAVCDFAHDRGIAPMVQVVRDSPNEHAIRDSGWVQATGHGAGHEVIVLTRRHFHVKVPPPSGHFHVKVPDEAPPGWWGLAMRPGEDSPAARQVLSGGKIGYGAAVVDGVLAGVVRGALVDDWLHIGRLEVAPAFRRRGLASALMGAVQAWGVEHGAAHAVLQVAEGNSGALALYAGLGYAPHHRYRYWVPAPGSCEDSTS; translated from the coding sequence GTGAACGCCCGCGAGACGCTCGAAATCACCTGCAGCAAAGCATGGCCGCCCCTGGTCGAGGATCCCTTGGGTGAGTGGCACCTGCGCTGGGCGGACGGCTTCACCGGGCGTGCCAACAGCGCACTGGCCGTGGGCGACCCCGGCCGCCCGCTCCCCGAGGCCCTGCGAGCGGTGTGTGATTTCGCCCACGATCGGGGGATCGCCCCGATGGTGCAGGTCGTCCGGGACAGCCCGAACGAGCACGCCATCCGCGACTCCGGGTGGGTCCAGGCCACCGGGCACGGCGCCGGCCACGAGGTCATCGTCCTCACAAGGCGGCACTTTCACGTGAAAGTGCCGCCCCCAAGTGGGCACTTTCACGTGAAAGTGCCCGATGAGGCGCCGCCGGGGTGGTGGGGGCTGGCGATGCGGCCTGGCGAGGACTCCCCCGCCGCCCGGCAGGTCCTGAGCGGCGGGAAGATCGGCTACGGCGCCGCGGTGGTCGACGGCGTGCTCGCCGGGGTCGTCCGGGGTGCCCTGGTCGACGACTGGCTGCACATCGGCAGGCTCGAAGTCGCCCCGGCCTTCCGCCGCCGCGGGCTGGCGTCCGCGCTGATGGGCGCGGTGCAGGCGTGGGGTGTGGAACACGGGGCGGCCCACGCGGTGTTGCAGGTCGCGGAGGGGAATTCGGGCGCGCTCGCGCTCTACGCGGGGCTCGGATACGCCCCGCACCACAGATACCGGTACTGGGTGCCCGCACCCGGCTCGTGCGAGGATTCGACGTCGTGA
- the cofD gene encoding 2-phospho-L-lactate transferase, with amino-acid sequence MKIVVVVGGVGGARFLLGVKAALGMPAEGSADSPHEVTALVNTGDDVWMHGLRICPDLDTCMYTLGGGIDKERGWGHSGETWVVKEELAAYGAEPTWFGLGDKDIATHLIRSRMLRAGYPLSAVTEALCDRWQPGVRLLPMSDDRVETHVVIDDPEQEGQQKAVHFQEWWVRYRAEPKAHSIVAVGNDEAKPAPGVLEAIKEADAVLFAPSNPVVSVGTVLGVPGVRDALRKTSAGVVGVSPIIGGKALRGMADACLTAIGVETSAEAVGRHYGSRKDGGVLDGWLIAEGETADVPGVTVRDVPLLMSDVDATAAMARAALELAGAPVE; translated from the coding sequence GTGAAGATCGTGGTAGTGGTCGGCGGAGTGGGCGGGGCCCGCTTCCTGCTGGGTGTCAAGGCGGCGCTGGGCATGCCCGCCGAAGGTTCGGCGGACTCGCCGCACGAGGTGACGGCGCTGGTCAACACCGGCGACGACGTCTGGATGCACGGGCTGCGGATCTGTCCCGACCTGGACACCTGCATGTACACCCTGGGCGGCGGGATCGACAAAGAACGCGGCTGGGGGCACTCGGGCGAGACCTGGGTCGTCAAGGAGGAGCTGGCCGCCTACGGCGCCGAGCCGACCTGGTTCGGCCTCGGCGACAAGGACATCGCCACCCACCTGATCCGGTCGCGGATGCTGCGCGCGGGCTACCCGCTCTCGGCGGTCACCGAGGCCCTGTGCGACCGCTGGCAGCCCGGCGTCCGGCTGCTGCCGATGTCCGACGACCGCGTCGAGACGCACGTCGTGATCGACGACCCGGAGCAGGAGGGCCAGCAGAAGGCCGTCCACTTCCAGGAGTGGTGGGTGCGCTACCGCGCCGAGCCGAAGGCGCACTCGATCGTCGCGGTCGGCAACGACGAGGCCAAGCCCGCGCCGGGCGTGCTGGAGGCGATCAAGGAGGCCGACGCGGTGCTGTTCGCGCCGTCGAACCCGGTCGTCTCGGTCGGGACCGTGCTGGGCGTGCCCGGGGTGCGGGACGCGCTGCGCAAGACGTCGGCCGGTGTCGTCGGGGTGTCGCCGATCATCGGAGGCAAGGCGCTGCGCGGGATGGCCGACGCGTGCCTGACCGCGATCGGCGTCGAGACGTCGGCCGAGGCCGTCGGCCGGCACTACGGCTCCCGGAAGGACGGCGGCGTGCTCGACGGCTGGCTGATCGCCGAGGGCGAGACGGCCGACGTGCCGGGCGTGACCGTCCGCGACGTCCCGCTGCTGATGTCCGATGTGGACGCGACCGCGGCGATGGCCCGCGCCGCCCTCGAACTGGCTGGAGCCCCTGTTGAGTGA
- a CDS encoding coenzyme F420-0:L-glutamate ligase has protein sequence MWTRPRRWPAPPSNWLEPLLSDHASPKLEILPVTGLPEFRPGDDLTGAIAAAAPWLRSGDVLVVTSKIVSKAEGRLVRVPSDPEARDAERRKLVEQEAVRIVARIARTVITQNHLGIVQAASGIDASNVAGDEVALLPADPDASALALRNGLRERLGVEVAVVVTDTMGRAWRVGQTDAAIGSSGLRVLHAYRGQVDGQGNELAVTEVAVADELASAADLVKGKLGGTPVAVVRGLSIEDDGSTARDLIRPLEEDLFRLGANEAVAQGRREAVPARRSVRQFADEPVSPTSIRRAVGSALTAPAPHHTHPVRFVWLRDSGVRKKLLDAMRESWQADLESDEFTPEQIAKRLSRGDILYRAPEVVIPFLVPDGAHAYRDDRRNDCEKTMFTVAGGAAVQGLLVALAAEGLGSCWIGSTIFAADIVRDVLGLDERWQPLGSVAIGVPLTEPAPRAPALAGEGLLEL, from the coding sequence ATGTGGACGCGACCGCGGCGATGGCCCGCGCCGCCCTCGAACTGGCTGGAGCCCCTGTTGAGTGACCACGCTTCCCCCAAGCTGGAGATCCTGCCCGTCACCGGGCTGCCGGAGTTCCGCCCCGGCGACGACCTCACCGGCGCGATCGCGGCCGCCGCGCCCTGGCTGCGTTCCGGCGACGTCCTGGTCGTGACCAGCAAGATCGTCTCGAAGGCCGAGGGCAGGCTCGTGCGCGTGCCGTCGGACCCCGAAGCCCGCGACGCCGAGCGCCGGAAGCTCGTCGAGCAGGAGGCCGTGCGGATCGTGGCGCGGATCGCGCGCACGGTGATCACCCAGAACCACCTGGGGATCGTGCAGGCCGCGTCCGGCATCGACGCGTCCAATGTGGCCGGTGACGAGGTCGCGCTGCTGCCCGCCGACCCGGACGCGTCGGCGCTGGCGCTGCGCAACGGGCTGCGCGAGCGGCTCGGCGTCGAGGTCGCCGTCGTCGTCACCGACACGATGGGCCGCGCGTGGCGGGTCGGGCAGACCGACGCCGCCATCGGCTCGTCCGGGCTGCGCGTGCTGCACGCCTACCGCGGGCAGGTCGACGGGCAGGGCAACGAGCTGGCCGTCACCGAGGTCGCCGTCGCCGACGAGCTCGCCTCGGCCGCCGACCTGGTCAAGGGCAAGCTGGGCGGGACGCCGGTCGCGGTGGTCCGCGGGCTTTCGATCGAGGACGACGGCTCGACCGCGCGCGATCTGATCCGCCCGCTGGAGGAGGACCTCTTCCGGCTGGGCGCCAACGAAGCCGTGGCGCAGGGCCGGCGCGAGGCCGTCCCGGCCCGGCGGTCGGTGCGGCAGTTCGCGGACGAGCCGGTCTCCCCGACCTCGATCCGGCGGGCGGTGGGTTCGGCGCTGACCGCGCCCGCGCCGCACCACACGCACCCGGTCCGGTTCGTCTGGCTGCGCGACTCCGGCGTCCGGAAGAAGCTGCTGGACGCCATGCGCGAGTCGTGGCAGGCCGACCTCGAGTCCGACGAATTCACCCCGGAGCAGATCGCGAAGCGGCTCAGCCGGGGCGACATCCTGTACCGGGCCCCGGAAGTCGTCATCCCGTTCCTGGTCCCGGACGGCGCGCACGCCTACCGCGACGACCGCCGCAACGACTGCGAGAAGACGATGTTCACCGTGGCCGGCGGCGCCGCGGTGCAGGGCCTGCTGGTCGCGCTGGCGGCCGAGGGCCTGGGGTCGTGCTGGATCGGGTCGACGATCTTCGCCGCGGACATCGTCCGTGACGTCCTCGGCCTCGACGAGCGCTGGCAGCCGCTGGGCTCGGTCGCCATCGGCGTCCCGCTCACCGAGCCGGCACCGCGGGCCCCGGCACTGGCCGGGGAAGGGCTGCTGGAGCTGTGA
- a CDS encoding NUDIX hydrolase, with the protein MSLHADAVTTLAAWRPASTSQESLRQAFLGFLAARSDSCERSCAAGHLTASAVVLDHTGTQVLLTLHPRVGRWLQLGGHCEPSDASLAGAALREATEESGIPGLRLSPEPVHLDVHPITCSLGVPTRHFDVRFAVHAPPGVSPVRSEESDDLRWWPADALPAGSEDLADLVKAAVPVGAGR; encoded by the coding sequence GTGAGCCTGCACGCGGACGCCGTCACGACGCTGGCGGCGTGGCGGCCTGCTTCGACGTCCCAGGAGTCGCTGCGGCAGGCGTTCCTCGGGTTTCTCGCCGCTCGCTCGGACTCGTGTGAGCGGTCCTGCGCGGCCGGGCACCTGACGGCGTCGGCGGTGGTCCTGGACCACACGGGCACGCAGGTGCTGCTGACGCTGCACCCGAGGGTCGGGCGCTGGCTGCAGCTGGGTGGCCACTGCGAGCCGTCGGACGCGTCGCTGGCCGGCGCGGCGCTGCGGGAGGCGACGGAGGAGTCGGGGATTCCTGGGCTGCGGCTGTCCCCGGAGCCGGTCCACCTCGACGTCCACCCGATCACGTGCTCGCTGGGGGTACCCACCCGGCACTTCGACGTCCGGTTCGCGGTGCACGCCCCGCCGGGCGTATCGCCCGTGCGCAGCGAAGAGTCCGACGACCTGCGGTGGTGGCCGGCGGACGCGCTGCCGGCGGGGTCGGAAGATCTCGCCGATCTGGTGAAAGCGGCCGTTCCTGTCGGTGCCGGGCGATAA
- a CDS encoding GntR family transcriptional regulator, giving the protein MIVPFDSGSPVPPYEQVRSGLAARINDRSLAVGTKLPTVRQLAADLGIAPNTVARAYRELEEAGLIETRGRAGSFVAAAGDQSRRRAQQAAAEYAKTTRKLGLDDTEALSIVRAALDEGTAS; this is encoded by the coding sequence GTGATCGTCCCCTTCGACAGCGGTTCGCCGGTCCCGCCGTACGAGCAGGTCCGGAGCGGGCTCGCGGCGCGGATCAACGACCGGAGCCTGGCCGTGGGCACCAAGCTGCCCACGGTCCGGCAGCTGGCGGCCGACCTGGGCATCGCCCCGAACACGGTGGCTCGCGCCTACCGCGAGCTGGAGGAAGCGGGCCTGATCGAGACACGCGGCCGCGCGGGCAGCTTCGTCGCGGCGGCGGGCGACCAGAGCCGCCGACGGGCCCAGCAGGCCGCGGCGGAGTACGCGAAGACCACCCGTAAGCTCGGCCTCGACGACACCGAGGCGCTGTCGATCGTCCGCGCCGCACTCGACGAGGGGACGGCGTCATGA
- a CDS encoding DNA-3-methyladenine glycosylase family protein, producing MFWRPAFEVDLGRVLGPLKRGRGSLNILTDERGITWLASNTPDGPGTLALRRLSDGRIEAAAWGAAKDRLLSGVPALLGADDDDAGFVAHHDVVARARRANPGLRLGATGVVWDWLVLAVLEQKVAGKEAIRSWAELCRRFGARPPGPAPERLRVPPSPSAVLALPDWHWHRAGVDIKRRTALLNAARIAPHLERAVELRGLEGRHWLRQVPGIGVWTAAEIAQRAWGDPDAVSFGDYNIPSMVGNAVLGTKLDDAGMAEVLAPYAPQRQRAVRYLEAAGHTRPRFGPRIELRDYRAM from the coding sequence ATGTTCTGGCGTCCCGCGTTCGAGGTCGACCTGGGCCGGGTCCTGGGGCCGCTGAAGCGCGGCCGCGGGTCGCTCAACATCCTCACCGACGAGCGCGGCATCACCTGGCTCGCGTCGAACACGCCCGACGGCCCCGGCACGCTGGCGCTGCGCCGGTTGTCCGACGGCCGGATCGAGGCCGCGGCCTGGGGCGCCGCGAAGGACCGGCTGTTGAGCGGGGTGCCCGCGCTGCTGGGCGCCGACGACGACGATGCCGGGTTCGTCGCGCACCACGACGTCGTCGCGCGGGCCCGGCGGGCGAACCCGGGGCTGCGGCTCGGGGCGACCGGGGTGGTGTGGGACTGGCTGGTGCTCGCCGTGCTGGAGCAGAAGGTGGCGGGCAAGGAGGCGATCCGGTCGTGGGCGGAGCTGTGCCGCCGGTTCGGCGCGCGCCCCCCGGGCCCGGCGCCGGAGCGGCTGCGCGTGCCGCCGTCGCCCTCGGCGGTGCTGGCCCTGCCGGACTGGCACTGGCACCGCGCGGGCGTCGACATCAAGCGCCGGACGGCCCTGCTGAACGCGGCCCGGATCGCGCCGCACCTGGAGCGCGCGGTGGAGCTGCGCGGGCTCGAGGGACGGCACTGGCTGCGCCAGGTCCCGGGCATCGGGGTGTGGACGGCGGCGGAGATCGCCCAGCGCGCCTGGGGCGACCCGGACGCGGTGAGCTTCGGGGACTACAACATCCCGTCGATGGTCGGGAACGCCGTGCTGGGCACGAAACTCGACGACGCGGGCATGGCCGAGGTGCTGGCACCGTACGCGCCGCAGCGGCAGCGGGCGGTGCGGTACCTGGAGGCCGCGGGGCACACGCGGCCGCGGTTCGGGCCGCGGATCGAGCTGCGCGACTACCGCGCGATGTGA
- a CDS encoding sugar phosphate nucleotidyltransferase translates to MSEVRTDAVDAVVLVGGKGTRLRPLTLSAPKPMLPTAGTPYLSHLFSRIREAGIRHVVLGTSYRAEVFEEYFGDGKSLGLDLEYVVEEEPLDTAGAIRNVYDKLRADHVIVFNGDIISGSDLGEQLRVHRESEADVTLHLQRVPDPSRFGSVPTDETGRVQAFLEKTPNPPTDQINAGCYVFRRPVIEAIPTGRRVSVERETFPQLLEQGAHIQGFVDSSYWLDVGTPEAFVRGSADLVRGLAPTSALPGRPGDFLVLDGASVAEDAQLSGGSTIGVAAVVGSRAKIDGSVLFDGAAVSEGAIVERSVLGHGARVGAGAVLRGVVLGDGVSVGAGCELLDGARVWPDVVLPDGSVRFSSDA, encoded by the coding sequence ATGTCCGAGGTCCGAACCGACGCTGTCGACGCCGTCGTGCTGGTCGGCGGCAAGGGCACCCGGCTGCGGCCGCTCACCCTTTCGGCACCGAAGCCGATGCTCCCGACCGCCGGGACGCCGTACCTGAGCCACCTGTTCTCCCGCATCCGCGAGGCCGGCATCCGGCACGTCGTGCTGGGCACGAGCTACCGGGCGGAGGTGTTCGAGGAGTACTTCGGCGACGGCAAGTCCCTCGGCCTCGACCTGGAGTACGTCGTCGAGGAGGAGCCGCTCGACACCGCGGGCGCCATCCGGAACGTCTACGACAAGCTGCGGGCCGACCACGTGATTGTCTTCAACGGCGACATCATCTCCGGCTCGGACCTCGGCGAGCAGCTGCGCGTCCACCGCGAGTCCGAGGCCGACGTCACACTGCACCTGCAGCGCGTCCCGGACCCCAGCCGGTTCGGCTCGGTGCCGACCGACGAGACCGGGCGCGTCCAGGCGTTCCTCGAGAAGACGCCGAACCCGCCGACCGACCAGATCAACGCCGGCTGCTACGTCTTCCGCCGCCCGGTGATCGAGGCCATCCCGACCGGACGGCGGGTGTCGGTCGAGCGCGAGACGTTCCCGCAGCTGCTGGAGCAGGGCGCGCACATCCAGGGGTTCGTCGACAGCTCCTACTGGCTGGACGTCGGCACGCCGGAGGCGTTCGTGCGCGGCTCGGCCGACCTGGTGCGCGGCCTGGCGCCGACGTCGGCGCTGCCCGGCCGTCCCGGCGACTTCCTGGTGCTCGACGGCGCGTCGGTCGCCGAGGACGCCCAGCTGTCCGGCGGTTCGACGATCGGCGTCGCCGCGGTGGTCGGCTCGCGCGCGAAGATCGACGGCTCGGTCCTGTTCGACGGCGCGGCCGTCTCCGAGGGCGCGATCGTCGAGCGCTCGGTGCTCGGGCACGGCGCGCGGGTGGGGGCCGGCGCGGTGCTGCGCGGCGTGGTGCTGGGCGACGGGGTGTCAGTCGGGGCCGGCTGCGAGCTCCTGGACGGCGCCCGCGTCTGGCCGGACGTCGTCCTGCCCGACGGTTCCGTCCGGTTCTCGAGCGACGCGTAG
- a CDS encoding glycosyltransferase family 2 protein: MTEQSRYGDDVGVVTVTYFSEDTIERFLDTLEKATEREVKVVVADNASVEGALEQVVSRRANVQLLTIGENVGYGTAANRGVAELEDRYGWVVVVNPDLEWEPGSLDALLEVVRRWPRGGAFGPLIHDLDGTVYPSARLLPSFGRGIGHAAFAKVWPGNPWTRQYRQETGTPAERVAGWLSGSCQLIRREAFDSVGGFDSRYFMYFEDVDLGDRLAKAGWQNVYAPSSRVTHEGGHSTSQASKKMLAAHHASAYRYLADRHPGLAWKPVLAAVKLGLALRLKLETR, from the coding sequence GTGACTGAGCAATCCCGCTATGGCGACGATGTCGGCGTCGTGACCGTGACCTACTTCTCCGAGGACACCATCGAGCGGTTCCTCGACACCCTCGAAAAGGCCACCGAGCGCGAGGTCAAGGTGGTCGTCGCGGACAACGCGTCCGTCGAGGGGGCCCTCGAGCAGGTCGTCTCGCGGCGGGCGAACGTGCAGTTGCTCACCATCGGGGAGAACGTCGGCTACGGGACCGCCGCGAACCGGGGCGTCGCCGAGCTCGAGGACCGCTACGGGTGGGTCGTCGTCGTCAACCCGGACCTCGAATGGGAGCCCGGGTCGCTCGACGCGCTGCTCGAGGTGGTCCGGCGGTGGCCGCGCGGGGGTGCCTTCGGGCCGCTGATCCACGACCTCGACGGCACCGTCTACCCCTCGGCGCGGCTGCTGCCGTCCTTCGGCCGGGGCATCGGGCACGCCGCCTTCGCGAAGGTCTGGCCCGGCAACCCCTGGACCAGGCAGTACCGGCAGGAGACCGGCACGCCGGCCGAGCGCGTCGCGGGCTGGCTGTCCGGCTCGTGCCAGCTGATCCGGCGGGAGGCGTTCGACTCCGTCGGCGGCTTCGACAGCCGCTACTTCATGTACTTCGAGGACGTCGACCTCGGCGACCGGCTGGCGAAGGCGGGCTGGCAGAACGTCTACGCGCCCTCTTCGCGCGTCACGCACGAAGGCGGGCACTCGACTTCGCAGGCGTCGAAGAAGATGCTCGCCGCCCACCACGCCAGCGCCTACCGCTACCTCGCCGACCGGCACCCGGGGCTCGCCTGGAAGCCGGTGCTGGCCGCCGTGAAGCTCGGCCTCGCGCTGCGGCTGAAGCTGGAAACCCGCTAG